A window of the Cetobacterium sp. ZOR0034 genome harbors these coding sequences:
- the clpP gene encoding ATP-dependent Clp endopeptidase proteolytic subunit ClpP has translation MYSPTVIENTGKGERAYDVFSRLLKDRIIFLGSEIDDQIANAIVAQLLFLEAEDPNKDIIMYINSPGGVITSGMAIYDTMNYIKPDVQTVCIGQAASMGALLLSAGAKGKRYSLENSRIMIHQPLGGARGQATDIEIQAKEILRMKDLTSKILSKNTNKSVEEIITATERDNFMSAEEAKEFGLIDHVFVR, from the coding sequence ATGTACAGTCCAACAGTTATTGAAAACACAGGAAAAGGTGAAAGAGCTTACGATGTCTTCTCTAGACTTCTTAAGGATAGAATTATATTCTTAGGTAGTGAGATTGATGATCAAATAGCCAATGCTATCGTTGCTCAACTCCTGTTTTTAGAAGCTGAAGATCCTAATAAAGATATAATTATGTATATAAATAGTCCTGGAGGGGTTATAACTTCTGGTATGGCAATCTACGATACTATGAATTACATTAAACCTGATGTACAGACAGTTTGTATTGGACAAGCTGCTAGTATGGGGGCTCTATTACTCTCAGCTGGAGCTAAAGGAAAGAGATACTCTCTTGAAAACTCTAGAATTATGATTCACCAACCTCTTGGTGGAGCTAGAGGACAAGCTACTGATATTGAAATCCAAGCTAAAGAGATTTTAAGAATGAAGGATTTAACTTCTAAAATTTTAAGTAAAAACACAAACAAATCAGTTGAAGAGATTATAACTGCAACTGAAAGAGATAACTTTATGAGTGCTGAAGAAGCTAAAGAATTTGGTTTAATCGACCACGTATTCGTTAGATAA